A segment of the Panacibacter ginsenosidivorans genome:
AATTCCACCGCTGGCTTCTGTTTCAAAATCTCTATTAATAATAGTTAATGCTTCTGTTATTTGCACCGGTTCAAAATTATCCAGCATTATGCGAAATACTTTTCCTTTACCAATGTTGCAAACTGTTTTTACATCATCCATACTTCTTGTTTCCACTTCTATTTTTAAACCGGGCTTTATTGTTTGTGTATAGTTGTAAGCTTTGTTGATAGCAGCTTCCAGCCCGCCTGCATATTCAATATGGTTATCTTTCAGCATGATCATATCAAACAAACCAAAACGATGATTCATGCCGCCACCAATTTTCACGGCTTCTTTTTCCAGTAAACGAAAGTTGGGTGTTGTCTTTCTTGTATCAAGTATTCTAGTGTGGTAACCTTTTAGCGTTTCAACATAAGTGTGTGTAAGTGTCGCAATGCCGCTCATGCGTTGCATGCAGTTAAGCACAAGTCTTTCACAGATCAAAATAGTATGAATAGACGCTTCTACCTCAAAAGCCTTTTCTCCAAATTGCATCGTATCCCCATCTTGCTTATATTGTTGAAAATGCATTGCAGGTTCAACAATGGTAAATATTTTCTTTGCAACCTCCACACCTGCAAGAATACCATCCTGTTTTATTTTTAAAACAGCTTTGCCCTTTTTATCAGCAGGTATGCAACTGAGTGTTGAATGATCGCCATCGCCTACATCTTCTGCTAATGCTTCTCTTACCAGGTGCTCCAGTTGTTCATCAAAAGATTTCATAAAACAAAAGTAGGTAATCGGTTTACATGTTCCATAAAGAACAAACCGCTGAAGTGTGCGACGCAACGAAAGCATGATTACAATGCTGTAGCCGGGTTCATAAATAATTTCTTTGTATCAAAAAAAATCATAGCTATGCAGCTTGTTAACTGAAGCAGTGTTTCCTTATTACACAGATTATTTAAAACATCCTGTAGAAGATGAGCATGCATAATATTTCTTTGCGTCCATGGCAGCGCGAAGATGCACAGGCGCTTGCCGCTATTGCAAATGACCGCAACATATTTAATAACCTTCGCGATCATCTTCCACATCCTTACACCGTAATGGATGCACTGCAGTGGATTGCACATTGTAAAGAACAGAATCCTGTAATTAATTTTGCAGTTACTTATAACGGCAAAGTTGCAGGCAGCATTGGCTGTGTACCAAAGACAGATGTTTACCGCAAGAGCGTAGAGATCGGTTATTTTATTGGTGAACAGTTTAAAGGAAACGGCATTGCCACAGAAGCGGTGCGTATTTTACTGGAGTATGTGCAACATCGTTTTGACGTGGTGCGCATTTATGCAGAAGTGTTTGCACACAACAAAGCTTCTATGCGTGTGTTGCAGAAAAATAATTTTTATCTGGAAGGCATCCGCCGAAGATCTGTTGTAAAAAATAATGTACTAATGGATGATCATATTTGGGTAAAACTTTTGTAATTTATTTAACCGGCTTCATTACT
Coding sequences within it:
- the nadC gene encoding carboxylating nicotinate-nucleotide diphosphorylase — its product is MKSFDEQLEHLVREALAEDVGDGDHSTLSCIPADKKGKAVLKIKQDGILAGVEVAKKIFTIVEPAMHFQQYKQDGDTMQFGEKAFEVEASIHTILICERLVLNCMQRMSGIATLTHTYVETLKGYHTRILDTRKTTPNFRLLEKEAVKIGGGMNHRFGLFDMIMLKDNHIEYAGGLEAAINKAYNYTQTIKPGLKIEVETRSMDDVKTVCNIGKGKVFRIMLDNFEPVQITEALTIINRDFETEASGGINLDNIIFYAATGVDYVSVGGLIHQAKSLDLSLKAVII
- a CDS encoding GNAT family N-acetyltransferase, coding for MSMHNISLRPWQREDAQALAAIANDRNIFNNLRDHLPHPYTVMDALQWIAHCKEQNPVINFAVTYNGKVAGSIGCVPKTDVYRKSVEIGYFIGEQFKGNGIATEAVRILLEYVQHRFDVVRIYAEVFAHNKASMRVLQKNNFYLEGIRRRSVVKNNVLMDDHIWVKLL